One genomic region from Cellulomonas fengjieae encodes:
- a CDS encoding HIT family protein, producing the protein MSEPADHFAGVPDGFQRLWTPHRMAYIGGQDKPVDGEAGDGCAFCRAPQASDEDGLIVARGEVAFVVLNLYPYNSGHLLVCPYRHVADYTDLTEPEVAEVAALTRTAMRVTREVTSPQGFNLGMNQGDVAGAGIAAHLHQHVVPRWAGDSNFLPIVARTRALPELLSDTRTRLAAAWPTAPKG; encoded by the coding sequence GTGAGCGAGCCGGCGGACCACTTCGCAGGCGTGCCGGACGGGTTCCAGCGCCTCTGGACGCCGCACCGCATGGCGTACATCGGCGGCCAGGACAAGCCGGTCGACGGGGAGGCCGGTGACGGCTGCGCGTTCTGCCGCGCCCCGCAGGCGAGCGACGAGGACGGCCTGATCGTGGCGCGCGGCGAGGTCGCCTTCGTCGTGCTCAACCTCTACCCGTACAACTCGGGTCACCTGCTGGTCTGCCCGTACCGCCACGTCGCCGACTACACGGACCTGACCGAGCCCGAGGTCGCCGAGGTCGCGGCGCTCACCCGGACCGCGATGCGGGTGACCCGCGAGGTGACGTCGCCGCAGGGCTTCAACCTCGGCATGAACCAGGGCGACGTGGCCGGCGCCGGGATCGCTGCGCACCTGCACCAGCACGTCGTGCCGCGGTGGGCGGGCGACTCGAACTTCCTGCCCATCGTCGCCCGCACCCGCGCGCTGCCCGAGCTGCTGAGCGACACGCGGACGCGCCTGGCGGCCGCCTGGCCGACCGCACCGAAGGGATGA
- a CDS encoding ANTAR domain-containing protein, translating to MTDRMSVLAWLARVIADGSGDRPLAQRLCVACVEILDAHGVAITLASSRPERLTVWATDGTSARLEDLQDVLGEGPGQEAFDTNAVVITHIDGETHGRYPLFTELAGAAAGAATIWALPMRISGGRAVGVVTLYRRGGRLAGTLEDAQLLADAVGAVVINDPDGPVNGQAWSLRARVHQATGMVVAQLRMHPDDALALLRAHAFADSSSVDAVAEAVITRELTFAQAEDSTESGTP from the coding sequence GTGACGGACCGCATGTCTGTGCTGGCCTGGCTCGCGCGCGTGATCGCCGACGGCTCAGGTGACCGACCGCTCGCGCAGCGGTTGTGCGTGGCGTGCGTCGAGATCCTGGACGCGCACGGTGTGGCGATCACATTGGCGTCGTCGCGCCCCGAACGGCTCACGGTGTGGGCCACCGACGGGACCTCCGCGCGGTTGGAGGACTTGCAGGACGTCTTGGGAGAGGGCCCAGGCCAGGAAGCCTTCGACACCAACGCCGTCGTGATCACCCACATCGACGGTGAGACCCACGGGCGGTATCCGCTCTTCACCGAGCTGGCGGGGGCAGCCGCGGGCGCCGCGACGATCTGGGCACTGCCGATGCGCATCTCAGGGGGCCGCGCGGTCGGCGTCGTGACGCTGTACCGCCGGGGCGGACGGCTCGCGGGCACCCTCGAGGACGCGCAGCTCCTTGCCGACGCTGTCGGCGCCGTGGTGATCAACGACCCCGACGGACCCGTCAACGGCCAGGCCTGGTCCCTCCGGGCGCGCGTCCATCAGGCCACCGGGATGGTCGTCGCGCAGCTACGGATGCACCCGGACGACGCGCTCGCCCTGCTGCGCGCGCACGCGTTCGCCGACAGCTCCTCTGTCGACGCCGTCGCTGAGGCCGTCATCACTCGGGAGCTCACCTTCGCGCAGGCGGAAGACAGCACAGAGAGCGGTACGCCCTGA
- the pgsA gene encoding phosphatidylinositol phosphate synthase → MLNGLRGAMTRFFTPVAKALLRLGVSPDAVTVTGTLVVVVTALWAFPTGRLLVGTLVIAVFVLTDSLDGVMARQAGRSGPWGAFLDSTLDRFGDGAIFAGLVLWFTAGGDDRLTAVLALACLVLGSIVPYARARAEGLGMTASGGIAERADRLALVLVATAAVGVGAPDVVLTVTLALLALASAVTIVQRMSKVYRQAALRVSE, encoded by the coding sequence GTGCTGAACGGACTGCGCGGCGCCATGACGCGCTTCTTCACGCCCGTGGCAAAGGCTCTGCTGCGCCTGGGGGTCTCGCCCGACGCCGTGACCGTCACGGGGACGCTCGTCGTGGTCGTGACGGCGCTGTGGGCGTTCCCGACCGGGCGCCTGCTGGTCGGGACCCTGGTCATCGCGGTGTTCGTGCTCACCGACTCGCTCGACGGCGTGATGGCGCGGCAGGCCGGACGGTCCGGGCCGTGGGGCGCGTTCCTCGACTCCACGCTCGACCGTTTCGGGGACGGTGCGATCTTCGCGGGGCTCGTCCTGTGGTTCACCGCGGGGGGCGACGACCGCCTGACCGCGGTCCTCGCGCTCGCCTGCCTGGTGCTCGGCTCGATCGTGCCCTACGCCCGCGCCCGCGCGGAGGGCCTCGGCATGACGGCGTCCGGTGGTATCGCGGAGCGCGCCGACCGGCTGGCGCTGGTCCTGGTGGCCACGGCCGCGGTCGGGGTTGGTGCGCCCGACGTGGTGCTCACGGTCACGCTGGCGCTGCTGGCCCTCGCGTCCGCGGTCACGATCGTCCAGCGGATGAGCAAGGTCTACCGCCAGGCCGCCCTGCGGGTGTCCGAGTGA
- a CDS encoding STAS domain-containing protein, producing MIRTPFAQIRVTTSADSVLIAFSGELDHSLTEEFTPIPAALKASGLPVRVDLSEVTFFGAWAVRALLALRAAAPGGVFTVLADSDAVRRTVVASGVTDLVPLVGSTAL from the coding sequence ATGATCCGTACCCCCTTCGCCCAGATACGCGTGACCACCTCCGCAGACAGCGTCCTGATCGCGTTCTCGGGAGAGCTCGACCACTCCCTGACAGAGGAGTTCACACCCATCCCCGCCGCCCTGAAGGCTTCCGGGCTCCCCGTGCGGGTGGACCTGAGCGAGGTCACCTTCTTCGGTGCATGGGCGGTGCGCGCACTGCTCGCACTTCGCGCGGCCGCCCCGGGCGGAGTGTTCACCGTGCTGGCGGACAGCGACGCGGTTCGCAGAACTGTGGTCGCCTCTGGCGTCACCGACTTGGTTCCCCTTGTCGGATCCACAGCCCTGTGA
- the thrS gene encoding threonine--tRNA ligase, producing the protein MTELITLTVDGIATTVEPGTTGTDLYSSRRDVVVVRVDGELRDLHLPLPDGAVVEAVTIEDPDGLAVLRHSAAHVLAQAVQEVNPKAKLGIGPPITDGFYYDFDVDTPFTPEDLKAIEKVMGRIVKEGQTFRRWDVTEDEARAQLREEPYKLELIGLKGDPTAADGASVEVGLGGLSIYQNVRGAGRESEAVVWQDLCRGPHIPTTRLLGNGFQLTRSAAAYWRGSEKNPQLQRVYGTAWPTKDELRAYLERIAEAERRDHRKLGNELDLFSFPEEIGSGLAVFHPKGGIIRMEMEHYSRRRHVEAGYSFVNTPHITKEQLFQISGHLDWYADGMYPPMVLDEERDAEGNIRKQGQNYYLKPMNCPMHNLIFAARGRSYRELPLRLFEFGTVYRYEKSGVVHGMTRARGFTQDDAHIYCTREQMQEELTSLLTFVLDLLKDYGLDDFYLELSTKNPEKFVGSDAVWDEATETLRQVAEASGLDLVPDPGGAAFYGPKISVQAKDALGRTWQMSTIQLDFNLPERFELEYTAPDGTRQRPVMIHRALFGSIERFFAVLTEHYAGAFPAWLAPVQVLAVPVAEPFEGYLDEVVQQLRAQGIRAEVDRSDDRFGKKIRNASTQKIPFVLIAGGEDAEAGAVSFRYRDGRQDNGVPVAEAIERIVSAVRDRVQV; encoded by the coding sequence GTGACCGAGCTCATCACCCTGACCGTCGACGGGATCGCGACCACGGTGGAGCCGGGGACGACGGGTACGGACCTGTACTCCTCCCGGCGCGACGTCGTCGTCGTCCGCGTGGACGGCGAGCTGCGCGACCTGCACCTCCCGCTGCCCGACGGCGCGGTCGTGGAGGCCGTGACCATCGAGGACCCCGACGGCCTGGCCGTCCTGCGGCACTCGGCGGCGCACGTGCTGGCCCAGGCCGTGCAGGAGGTCAACCCGAAGGCCAAGCTCGGGATCGGCCCGCCGATCACCGACGGCTTCTACTACGACTTCGACGTCGACACCCCCTTCACCCCCGAGGACCTCAAGGCGATCGAGAAGGTCATGGGCCGGATCGTCAAGGAGGGTCAGACGTTCCGTCGCTGGGACGTCACCGAGGACGAGGCCCGGGCGCAGCTGCGCGAGGAGCCGTACAAGCTCGAGCTCATCGGGCTCAAGGGCGACCCGACGGCTGCCGACGGGGCGTCCGTCGAGGTCGGCCTGGGCGGGCTGAGCATCTACCAGAACGTGCGCGGTGCGGGCCGCGAGTCCGAGGCGGTCGTGTGGCAGGACCTGTGCCGCGGTCCGCACATCCCCACGACCCGCCTGCTGGGCAACGGCTTCCAGCTGACCCGTTCGGCTGCCGCCTACTGGCGCGGCTCGGAGAAGAACCCGCAGCTGCAGCGCGTCTACGGCACCGCCTGGCCCACCAAGGACGAGCTGCGCGCGTACCTCGAGCGCATCGCCGAGGCCGAGCGTCGCGATCACCGCAAGCTGGGCAACGAGCTCGACCTGTTCTCCTTCCCGGAGGAGATCGGCTCGGGGCTGGCGGTGTTCCACCCCAAGGGCGGCATCATCCGCATGGAGATGGAGCACTACTCGCGCCGGCGGCACGTGGAGGCGGGGTACTCGTTCGTCAACACCCCGCACATCACCAAGGAGCAGCTGTTCCAGATCTCGGGGCACCTCGACTGGTACGCCGACGGCATGTACCCGCCGATGGTCCTGGACGAGGAACGCGACGCCGAGGGCAACATCCGCAAGCAGGGGCAGAACTACTACCTCAAGCCGATGAACTGCCCGATGCACAACCTGATCTTCGCGGCGCGGGGACGCTCGTACCGCGAGCTGCCGCTCCGGTTGTTCGAGTTCGGCACCGTGTACCGGTACGAGAAGTCGGGCGTCGTGCACGGCATGACCCGCGCGCGCGGGTTCACCCAGGACGACGCGCACATCTACTGCACCCGTGAGCAGATGCAGGAGGAGCTGACCAGCCTGCTGACGTTCGTGCTCGACCTGCTCAAGGACTACGGGCTCGACGACTTCTACCTGGAGCTGTCGACCAAGAACCCGGAGAAGTTCGTGGGGTCCGACGCCGTCTGGGACGAGGCGACCGAGACGCTGCGGCAGGTGGCCGAGGCGTCCGGGCTCGACCTGGTGCCCGACCCCGGCGGCGCCGCGTTCTACGGCCCGAAGATCTCCGTGCAGGCCAAGGACGCGCTCGGTCGCACCTGGCAGATGTCGACGATCCAGCTCGACTTCAACCTGCCCGAGCGGTTCGAGCTCGAGTACACCGCCCCCGACGGCACCCGTCAGCGGCCGGTGATGATCCACCGCGCCCTCTTCGGCTCCATCGAGCGGTTCTTCGCCGTGCTCACGGAGCACTACGCCGGGGCGTTCCCCGCGTGGCTGGCGCCGGTGCAGGTGCTCGCCGTGCCCGTCGCGGAGCCGTTCGAGGGCTACCTCGACGAGGTCGTGCAGCAGCTGCGCGCCCAGGGGATCCGCGCCGAGGTGGACCGGTCGGACGACCGGTTCGGCAAGAAGATCCGCAACGCCAGCACGCAGAAGATCCCGTTCGTGCTCATCGCCGGTGGCGAGGACGCCGAGGCCGGGGCCGTCTCGTTCCGCTACCGGGACGGACGTCAGGACAACGGTGTGCCCGTCGCCGAGGCGATCGAGCGCATCGTGTCGGCGGTGCGCGACCGCGTGCAGGTCTGA
- a CDS encoding glycosyltransferase family 4 protein, translating into MRIGIVCPYSYDVPGGVQFHVRDLAEALIARGHTVSVLAPADDDTPIPSYMTAAGRAIPVRYNGAVARMTFGPVTAARVRKWLAAGEFDVLHLHEPVTPSLGMLALWIADGPIVATFHTALIRSRPLQMAYPLVRQSLEKIGARIAVSEDARRTLVEHMGGDAVVIPNGVYVDAFTVAQPDARWTGTPERPTIAFLGRLDEARKGLPVLLEAVPRVLAEIPGARFLVAGRGETGPDEVRELLGDEAAASVEFLGGISDDDKANLLASVDVYCGPQTGGESFGIVLVEAMSAGATVVASDLGAFSRVLDDGAAGVLFRTGDSEDLAGTLVRVLGDAELRARVSAHALEVVRQYDWSTVTGQVLAVYEMVVAGQETPVREDPSSVRGARLLEMRRARGDVR; encoded by the coding sequence CTGCGGATCGGGATCGTGTGCCCGTACTCCTACGACGTCCCCGGCGGCGTCCAGTTCCACGTGCGGGACCTGGCCGAGGCGCTGATCGCCCGCGGGCACACGGTGTCCGTCCTCGCGCCCGCCGACGACGACACCCCCATCCCCTCCTACATGACCGCGGCCGGGCGGGCGATCCCCGTGCGGTACAACGGCGCGGTCGCGCGGATGACCTTCGGGCCGGTGACCGCGGCGCGCGTGCGCAAGTGGCTCGCGGCGGGGGAGTTCGACGTGCTGCACCTGCACGAGCCGGTCACCCCGAGCCTCGGCATGCTCGCGCTCTGGATCGCGGACGGCCCCATCGTCGCCACGTTCCACACGGCGCTCATCCGGTCGCGGCCGCTCCAGATGGCCTATCCGCTGGTGCGGCAGTCGCTGGAGAAGATCGGTGCCCGGATCGCCGTCTCGGAGGACGCCCGGCGCACGCTCGTCGAGCACATGGGCGGGGACGCGGTGGTCATCCCCAACGGGGTCTACGTCGACGCGTTCACCGTCGCGCAGCCCGACGCGCGCTGGACCGGCACGCCCGAGCGACCGACCATCGCCTTCCTCGGCCGGCTGGACGAGGCGCGCAAGGGCCTGCCGGTCCTGCTCGAGGCGGTGCCGCGCGTGCTGGCCGAGATCCCCGGCGCCAGGTTCCTCGTGGCGGGGCGCGGCGAGACGGGCCCCGACGAGGTGCGCGAGCTCCTCGGTGACGAGGCGGCGGCGAGCGTCGAGTTCCTCGGCGGCATCTCGGACGACGACAAGGCGAACCTGCTGGCCTCGGTCGACGTGTACTGCGGCCCGCAGACCGGTGGAGAGAGCTTCGGCATCGTCCTGGTGGAGGCGATGAGCGCGGGCGCGACCGTCGTCGCGAGCGACCTGGGGGCGTTCTCCCGTGTCCTGGACGACGGCGCCGCCGGGGTCCTGTTCCGGACGGGTGACAGCGAGGACCTGGCCGGGACCCTCGTGCGGGTCCTGGGCGACGCCGAGCTGCGGGCACGCGTGTCCGCGCACGCCTTGGAGGTGGTGCGCCAGTACGACTGGTCGACCGTCACCGGCCAGGTGCTCGCCGTGTACGAGATGGTCGTGGCCGGCCAGGAGACCCCGGTGCGCGAGGACCCGTCGTCCGTGCGCGGCGCGCGTCTGCTCGAGATGCGCCGTGCCCGGGGTGACGTCCGATGA
- the pdxS gene encoding pyridoxal 5'-phosphate synthase lyase subunit PdxS, with amino-acid sequence MTSENSQSTSATHAGVIGTARVKRGMAEMLKGGVIMDVVNAEQAKIAEDAGAVAVMALERVPADIRSQGGVARMSDPDLIDGIIEAVSIPVMAKARIGHFVEAQVLQSLGVDYIDESEVLTPADYAHHIDKWAFTVPFVCGATNLGEALRRITEGAAMIRSKGEAGTGDVSNATTHMRTLRDQIRRLTSLPEDELFVAAKELQAPYDLVKEVAQAGKLPVVLFTAGGIATPSDAAMMMQLGAEGVFVGSGIFKSGNPAERAAAIVKATTFFDDPDVIAKVSRGLGEAMVGINVEDVPEPHRLAERGW; translated from the coding sequence GTGACCAGCGAGAACAGCCAGTCCACCAGCGCGACGCACGCCGGCGTCATCGGCACCGCCCGCGTGAAGCGGGGGATGGCGGAGATGCTCAAGGGCGGCGTCATCATGGACGTCGTCAACGCGGAGCAGGCCAAGATCGCCGAGGATGCCGGAGCGGTCGCCGTGATGGCCCTCGAGCGCGTCCCCGCCGACATCCGCTCCCAGGGGGGTGTCGCCCGGATGAGCGACCCCGACCTGATCGACGGCATCATCGAGGCCGTCTCCATCCCCGTGATGGCCAAGGCCCGCATCGGCCACTTCGTCGAGGCGCAGGTGCTGCAGTCGCTCGGTGTCGACTACATCGACGAGTCCGAGGTGCTCACGCCCGCCGACTACGCGCACCACATCGACAAGTGGGCCTTCACGGTCCCGTTCGTCTGCGGCGCCACCAACCTGGGCGAGGCCCTGCGCCGCATCACCGAGGGCGCGGCCATGATCCGCTCCAAGGGCGAGGCGGGCACCGGTGACGTGTCGAACGCGACGACGCACATGCGCACGCTGCGCGACCAGATCCGCCGCCTGACCTCGCTGCCGGAGGACGAGCTGTTCGTCGCCGCCAAGGAGCTGCAGGCGCCGTACGACCTGGTCAAGGAGGTCGCGCAGGCGGGCAAGCTCCCCGTCGTGCTGTTCACCGCGGGCGGCATCGCCACCCCCTCCGACGCCGCGATGATGATGCAGCTGGGCGCCGAGGGCGTGTTCGTCGGCTCCGGCATCTTCAAGTCGGGCAACCCGGCCGAGCGGGCCGCGGCCATCGTGAAGGCGACGACGTTCTTCGACGACCCGGACGTCATCGCCAAGGTCTCGCGCGGGCTGGGCGAGGCCATGGTCGGCATCAACGTCGAGGACGTCCCGGAGCCGCACCGCCTCGCCGAGCGCGGCTGGTGA
- a CDS encoding chorismate-binding protein, producing MPEQTGSRRGVAWFAGVEASGVLEVVDVRLQPERLVTPGWWAVVGDFEGRVRAWRFADVAASAPAAPGPWVGPSPEAWTSSLDRAQYVEAVERVRAHIEEGDVYQANICRMLSAPLAGEPDARALGAVLDAGNPAPYSGGVHVPGEAWVVSASPELYLRIADGIVTSGPIKGTAATAEAMTDKDRAENIMITDLVRNDLQRVCAPGTVEVTTLLGEEHHPGLVHLVSTVQGALAEDVASAPDLWARLLDATYPPGSVSGAPKSSALDVIDALEPVPRGPYCGAVGWVEVAVDGSVRAELAVGIRTFWWADDVLRFGTGAGITWGSDAQSEWAETELKAARLVALASGGDAGLVTD from the coding sequence GTGCCCGAGCAGACCGGCAGTCGACGTGGTGTGGCGTGGTTCGCCGGCGTCGAGGCGTCCGGCGTCCTCGAGGTCGTCGACGTACGGCTCCAGCCGGAGCGCCTGGTCACGCCCGGGTGGTGGGCCGTCGTGGGGGACTTCGAGGGCCGCGTGCGCGCCTGGCGGTTCGCCGACGTCGCCGCGTCCGCGCCCGCGGCCCCAGGCCCCTGGGTCGGCCCCTCACCGGAGGCCTGGACGTCGTCGCTCGACCGTGCGCAGTACGTCGAGGCCGTCGAGCGGGTGCGGGCGCACATCGAGGAGGGCGACGTCTACCAGGCCAACATCTGCCGCATGCTGAGCGCGCCGCTGGCGGGGGAGCCGGACGCCCGGGCGCTGGGAGCCGTGCTGGACGCGGGCAACCCCGCGCCGTACTCGGGCGGGGTGCACGTACCGGGGGAGGCGTGGGTGGTCAGCGCGTCCCCGGAGCTGTACCTGCGGATCGCGGACGGGATCGTGACCAGCGGCCCCATCAAGGGGACGGCCGCCACTGCCGAGGCGATGACCGACAAGGACCGCGCGGAGAACATCATGATCACCGACCTGGTGCGCAACGACCTGCAGCGGGTCTGTGCGCCCGGCACGGTGGAGGTGACGACGCTGCTCGGCGAGGAGCACCACCCGGGCCTGGTGCACCTGGTGAGCACCGTGCAGGGGGCGCTCGCCGAGGACGTCGCGTCGGCCCCGGACCTGTGGGCGCGGCTGCTCGACGCCACCTACCCCCCGGGCTCGGTCTCCGGTGCGCCGAAGTCGTCGGCGCTGGACGTCATCGACGCGCTCGAACCGGTGCCCCGCGGTCCCTACTGCGGCGCGGTCGGGTGGGTCGAGGTCGCCGTGGACGGCTCGGTGCGCGCCGAGCTCGCGGTCGGCATCCGCACGTTCTGGTGGGCGGACGACGTCCTGCGGTTCGGGACGGGAGCCGGGATCACGTGGGGGAGCGACGCCCAGTCCGAGTGGGCCGAGACCGAGCTCAAGGCCGCGCGGCTGGTCGCTCTGGCGTCCGGCGGCGACGCCGGGCTGGTGACAGACTGA
- a CDS encoding aminotransferase class IV, whose product MGVVIWSNGRLYGPEEPLAPGIDHGLTVGDGVFETCAVYDGTAFALTRHLRRLARSALGLGLTAPDEGAVREGVAAVIAASGPDVGRLRITLTGGPGPLGSPRFAPADQRQSLFVLAGSGAPSDVSRVIRVPWVRNERSAVAGLKTTSYAENVVAVSEAYRLGADEAVLANTVGELCEGTASNVFLEREGELLTPPLSSGCLAGITRELLLEWSAAVGLPVREAAPGELRYDVLDEVVEGSAHLAMSGSIRNVSPVVSLDGSEVEAGPLCVEAQRLFQARLADDLDP is encoded by the coding sequence ATGGGTGTCGTGATCTGGTCGAACGGCCGTCTCTACGGTCCCGAGGAGCCCCTGGCGCCCGGGATCGACCACGGCCTTACGGTGGGCGACGGCGTGTTCGAGACGTGCGCCGTGTACGACGGCACGGCGTTCGCGCTGACCCGCCACCTGCGCCGGCTGGCGCGGTCCGCGCTGGGCCTGGGCCTGACGGCACCGGACGAGGGCGCCGTCCGCGAGGGCGTCGCCGCGGTGATCGCGGCCTCGGGCCCCGACGTCGGCCGGCTGCGCATCACGCTCACGGGGGGGCCCGGACCGCTCGGCTCCCCACGGTTCGCGCCCGCGGACCAGCGCCAGAGCCTGTTCGTGCTCGCCGGTTCCGGTGCACCGTCCGACGTGTCGCGCGTCATCCGCGTCCCGTGGGTGCGCAACGAGCGGTCGGCGGTCGCCGGTCTGAAGACCACGTCCTACGCCGAGAACGTGGTGGCGGTCTCCGAGGCGTACCGGCTCGGCGCCGACGAGGCGGTCCTGGCCAACACCGTGGGGGAGCTGTGCGAGGGGACCGCGTCCAACGTCTTCCTGGAGCGTGAGGGCGAGCTGCTCACCCCGCCCCTGTCCAGCGGCTGCCTGGCGGGCATCACCCGTGAGCTGCTGCTGGAGTGGTCGGCCGCGGTCGGGCTTCCCGTCCGCGAGGCGGCGCCGGGTGAGCTGCGCTACGACGTGCTCGACGAGGTGGTCGAGGGGTCGGCCCACCTGGCGATGAGCGGATCGATCCGCAACGTGTCGCCCGTGGTGAGCCTCGACGGCTCGGAGGTGGAGGCCGGCCCGCTCTGCGTCGAGGCGCAGCGGCTGTTCCAGGCGAGGCTGGCCGACGACCTCGACCCGTGA
- a CDS encoding phosphatidylinositol mannoside acyltransferase, with protein sequence MKVDVARAYALGWRLAGRIPGPLLRALCDLAADATWLRRGGGVPQLEKNLARVRPDLDPRALRRLSRAGMRSYMRYFGEVFALATMSRDQIEARVRIEGEENLRAFTDQGQPVVLALGHTGNWDLAGAYCTREIAPVTTVAERLKPEELFQEFLGFRESIGITILPLTGGGDVFRGLVRAARGGPVLLPLLADRDLTSRGVEVDLLGERARVAAGPAALAITTGAPLLSTTIYYERLTGARRRAAGSPWGIVVQFSTPVELPADVPRADRVRVLTQAWVDEFAAGVRQHPQDWHMLQKVFVEDLDPVRYAATVAAQEGAA encoded by the coding sequence GTGAAGGTCGACGTGGCGCGGGCGTACGCCCTGGGGTGGAGGCTGGCCGGGCGGATCCCGGGACCGCTGCTGCGCGCGCTCTGCGACCTCGCGGCGGACGCCACATGGCTGCGGCGGGGCGGCGGTGTGCCTCAGCTGGAGAAGAACCTCGCGCGCGTGCGGCCCGATCTGGACCCACGGGCACTGCGCCGGCTGAGCCGCGCGGGCATGCGCTCGTACATGCGGTACTTCGGTGAGGTGTTCGCCCTCGCGACGATGTCGAGGGACCAGATCGAGGCACGGGTGCGCATCGAGGGGGAGGAGAACCTCCGGGCGTTCACCGACCAGGGGCAGCCGGTCGTCCTCGCGCTGGGCCACACCGGCAACTGGGACCTGGCGGGCGCCTACTGCACGCGGGAGATCGCTCCGGTCACCACCGTGGCCGAGCGGCTCAAGCCCGAGGAGCTCTTCCAGGAGTTCCTCGGCTTCCGGGAGAGCATCGGCATCACGATCCTGCCGCTCACGGGCGGTGGCGACGTCTTCCGCGGGCTCGTGCGCGCGGCGCGGGGTGGTCCGGTCCTGCTCCCGCTGCTGGCGGACCGCGACCTGACGTCCCGGGGCGTCGAGGTGGACCTGCTCGGGGAGCGCGCCCGGGTCGCCGCGGGTCCCGCGGCGCTGGCCATCACGACGGGCGCCCCGCTGCTGAGCACGACCATCTACTACGAGCGGCTCACGGGGGCGCGCCGCCGGGCGGCGGGCTCGCCGTGGGGCATCGTCGTCCAGTTCAGCACGCCGGTCGAGCTGCCCGCGGACGTGCCGCGCGCCGACCGCGTGCGGGTCCTGACGCAGGCCTGGGTCGACGAGTTCGCCGCGGGCGTGCGGCAGCACCCGCAGGACTGGCACATGCTGCAGAAGGTGTTCGTCGAGGATCTCGACCCCGTGCGCTACGCCGCGACGGTCGCCGCACAGGAGGGGGCCGCATGA
- a CDS encoding SsgA family sporulation/cell division regulator, with protein MPSSSYDVVEVVAMQLIGSDASVLPVSTEFSFRTTDPYTVRAVFTGPHTMSTWLVGRELLSLGMHATADAPAGTGDVQVWRDEDPDYTLLSLSGVEGSALLAAPAEPIERFLAATEALVPLGAESDRMEGEITALIAALLTA; from the coding sequence ATGCCGAGCTCGTCATATGACGTCGTCGAGGTCGTCGCCATGCAGCTCATCGGGTCCGACGCGAGCGTCCTGCCGGTGAGCACCGAGTTCTCCTTCAGGACTACGGACCCCTACACGGTGCGCGCGGTCTTCACCGGCCCGCACACCATGTCGACCTGGCTCGTCGGCCGCGAGCTGCTCTCCCTCGGGATGCACGCGACAGCCGACGCTCCCGCCGGGACCGGCGACGTGCAGGTGTGGCGCGACGAAGACCCGGACTACACGCTCCTGTCACTGAGCGGTGTGGAGGGAAGCGCGCTCCTCGCCGCTCCCGCCGAGCCCATCGAGCGCTTCCTCGCCGCGACGGAGGCCCTCGTGCCCCTCGGCGCCGAGAGCGACCGCATGGAAGGCGAGATCACCGCGCTGATCGCCGCTCTGCTTACTGCCTGA
- a CDS encoding GAF and ANTAR domain-containing protein — MTTRTPTEALAEVAAALVHDQEITGVLARLLHDCVELLPVTAAAILVRNAADELELLSATSHGVAHLELYQAQRESGPCVDASRAGEATFAVGADTVVARWPDVGREIVDAGFQAVHAFPLLFREHALGGLGLFSTGPEEFDHDAAVLAQSMADLATLTIVQPAVMADDELTRHVSLALEGRIVVEQAKGVLAQQLGLGMAEAYDELITRTRSTGSTLARVAQDVVHAAHQR; from the coding sequence ATGACAACACGCACACCGACAGAAGCCCTCGCTGAGGTCGCGGCAGCGCTGGTGCACGACCAGGAGATCACCGGAGTGCTCGCACGGCTCCTGCACGACTGCGTCGAGCTGCTCCCCGTCACGGCGGCCGCGATCCTGGTGCGCAACGCCGCCGACGAGCTGGAGCTGCTGAGCGCGACGTCCCACGGGGTCGCCCACCTCGAGCTGTACCAGGCCCAACGCGAGTCGGGTCCGTGCGTCGACGCCTCGCGCGCCGGGGAGGCGACGTTCGCGGTGGGCGCGGACACCGTCGTCGCGCGCTGGCCGGACGTCGGCCGGGAGATCGTGGACGCGGGGTTCCAGGCAGTGCACGCCTTCCCACTGCTGTTCCGCGAGCACGCGCTCGGGGGTCTGGGGCTGTTCTCGACCGGACCGGAGGAGTTCGACCACGATGCCGCCGTGCTGGCGCAGAGCATGGCTGACCTGGCGACGCTGACCATCGTGCAGCCGGCGGTGATGGCCGACGACGAGCTGACCCGTCACGTGTCGCTCGCACTGGAGGGACGCATCGTCGTCGAGCAGGCCAAGGGCGTGCTGGCGCAGCAGCTGGGGCTGGGCATGGCGGAGGCGTACGACGAGCTCATCACGCGCACCAGGTCCACCGGGTCGACGCTCGCACGGGTCGCTCAGGACGTGGTGCACGCCGCCCACCAGCGCTGA